A single genomic interval of Haloterrigena salifodinae harbors:
- a CDS encoding DUF502 domain-containing protein, giving the protein MASWKRDFASGLIVLGPILVTLYVIYWLYGLVAGLTPGLILQPEALKPFIPGDGAQAIQTREQLAQFLRVIVALTVFTILTFSIGYLMRTTVGGLVERVVDNVANRVPVMRVVYNASKMAAETAFGEQDSLQKPVKIETWNGLRMTAFKTGKVTDDGREVLFLPTSPNITTGFVVEVESDRITELDEDVEDALTRVLSAGFGDASRNRGMDAGVSIDVVDETNAGALEDAGTERADDD; this is encoded by the coding sequence ATGGCTTCGTGGAAGCGGGATTTCGCGAGCGGGCTGATCGTCCTCGGCCCGATCCTGGTCACCCTCTACGTCATCTACTGGCTCTACGGCCTCGTCGCCGGGCTGACGCCAGGGCTCATTCTCCAGCCCGAGGCGCTCAAGCCGTTTATTCCCGGCGACGGAGCGCAGGCCATCCAGACCCGCGAGCAACTCGCGCAGTTTCTCCGGGTCATCGTCGCGCTGACCGTCTTCACGATCCTCACCTTCTCCATCGGCTATCTCATGCGGACGACCGTCGGCGGGCTCGTCGAACGGGTTGTCGACAACGTCGCGAACCGCGTCCCCGTGATGCGGGTCGTCTACAACGCCTCGAAAATGGCCGCCGAGACCGCCTTCGGCGAACAGGACTCACTGCAGAAACCGGTCAAGATCGAGACCTGGAACGGGCTCCGGATGACGGCGTTCAAAACGGGAAAGGTGACCGACGACGGCCGCGAGGTGCTCTTCTTGCCGACGTCGCCGAACATCACGACGGGGTTCGTCGTCGAGGTCGAATCCGACCGGATCACGGAACTCGACGAGGACGTCGAGGACGCCCTGACGCGCGTTCTCAGCGCCGGATTCGGCGACGCGAGCCGCAACCGCGGGATGGACGCCGGCGTCTCGATCGACGTCGTCGACGAGACGAACGCCGGCGCGCTCGAGGACGCCGGCACCGAACGGGCTGACGACGACTGA